From the genome of Pseudomonas putida:
AACCTGCAAGAACTTACCCAACGCCTGCACCAGATCCGCGACAACAACGACTGGCGCGGCTTCCACAGCCCGAAGAACCTGGCCATGGCCGCCAGTGTCGAAATGGCCGAGCTGGTCGAGATATTCCAGTGGCTGAGCGAGGATGAATCGCGCCAACTGCCACCTGAGAAACTCGCCCACGCCGGCCAGGAGGTCGGCGACGTGATCCTCTACCTGTTGCTGCTGTGCAGCGAACTGGGCCTGGACATGGATCAAGTGGTTCGCGCCAAGCTGGCCGACAGCGAAAGGCGCTTCGCGCGATGAACGACCGCCATTTCGATGAGCTTGCCACGCGCTTTGCCGAAAAGATCTACGGCGGCGCCAAGGGCGCGATCCGCCTCGCCGTGCTTCAGGCCGACCTCGCCGAAGCCCTGCCTGACCGCCCGCTGCGCATCCTCGACGTCGGTGCCGGGCTCGGCCACATGGCCTTGTGGCTGGCCGAGCGCGGCCACCAGGTGACCCTGGCCGAACCTGCCGCACCGATGCTCGAAGGCGCCCGTGCGCGGTTCGCCGAGGCCGGCCAGCAAGCCACGTTCGTCCAGGCCCCCTGGCAGGAGCTGCTCGGCCAACTGACCGAGCCGTTCGACGTGGTGTTGTGCCACGCCGTGCTCGAATGGCTGGCCGAGCCCGAGAGCATCCTGCCGGTGCTCCATCAACTGACCGCACCTGGCGGCTGGTTGTCGCTGGCGTTCTACAACCGCGACGCGCTGGTCTACCGCAACCTGCTGAAGGGGCATTTTCGCAAGTTGCGCAGCAACCGGCTGGAAGGCGAAAAGCAGAGCCTCACCCCGCAAAAACCGCTTGATCCGCGTGAACTCAAGGCGCAACTTGATTTCATGTGGCAGGTCGAAAGCGAGAGTGGCGTGAGGGTGTTCCACGACTACATGCCCAAGGAGTTCCAGGCCAAGGCCGAGCTGCTCGACCTGCTGGAAATGGAACTGGCCCACCGCCGACACCCCAGCTTCGCCGGGCTCGGCCGCTACCTGCACTGGGTCTGCCGTCCACGCTAACCGCCTGCCAGGAGGAACCATGTCGTACCGTTCGTTGTGCCTGGTCCTGTTGCCCTTCGCCCTGGCCGCCTGCCAGGGCAGCAACCCCTACGTTGCCAGCAGCAACCCGTTGCCGCCGGCACCGCCCGGCGCCGCCAGCACCTTCGATGTCAGTGCCTATCCGGCCCCGGCCCGCGACTATGGCAAGTACCGCAGCTGGAGCTGGCGCGACGGCCAGTTGCCGAGCGCCAACGCCAGCGCCGACCCGGCGCAACTGGCCGAGGCGGTCAGCAACGCCCTGGACCAGCAAGGCCTGCGCCCGGCAAGGGGCGCCACTGCCGACCTGCTGGTCAGCGCCGACATCCGCCTGGAGCGGCGCCTGCGCCAGGTGCGTGACTACGACTACTACGACCCCTATTACGGCCCGTACCCCTATGGTGGCGTCGGTTTCGGCGGCTACCGCAATGGTTACGGCGCCTACGGCAGCGTGCCGATCGTGCGTACCTACGAGGTGGAGGTGATGGTGGTGCGCATCGACCTGTTCGATGCCCGCAACGGCCAGCCGGTATGGAGCGCCAGCGCCGAGAGTGGCAGCGACAAGGACTCGCCGCGCGACCGTGAGGCCGCCCTGCGCGACTCGGTGCACAAGGCACTCAGCGGCTATCCTCCTAGCTAACGTTCAACGGAGATCCATCATGTTGCGCCGTCTCGTTCTATTGTCGTTCGCGTTAATACTCGCCGCCTGCTCGAGTAACAATGTGCAGCAGGACTTCGACGCCAGCCGCGATTTCGCCGCCTACCGCAGCTGGGCATGGCAGGAACCGGCGCTGCAATATCGTCCGGACGATCCCAGGATCAAGAGCGACCTGACCGAACAACGTATCCGCCAGGCAGTCGCCGATCAGCTCGACCAGCGTGGCCTGCGCCCGGTGCAGGGCAATGCCAAGCCTGACGTCAGGGTGCAGGCCTACCTGATCGTCGAGCAGCGCCAGCAGCAGATTTCCACCAACTACGGCGGAGGCTGGGGTGGCTACTGGGGCGGCTACTGGGGTGGGCCGATGTACAACGAAACCCGAACCGTCGACTACAAAGTGGCGACCATCCAGGTCGACCTGTTCGACGGCCATGACGGCAAGCTGGTCTGGCGCGGCAGCGCCGAGCAGATCATGAACAACTACCCACCCAGCCCCGAAGAGCGCGCCAGCGCCATCCACAACACCGTGGCCAAGGTCATGGGCAACTATCCCCCGGGGCGGGCCAAGTAAGCGCCCCAACTCCGGCTCGTCGACGCCTGCAGGCACAGCATCCAGCCTGCAGGCACCGGCCTGCACAGGCGGTCATCCTACTGCCAGCTCTTTTTCACATCTCGCCAGGCTCGCTCGCAGGTTCGCGTCTACCCTGACATTGAAACCTGCGTGACAGTACAGATCCGTTCAACGAATAGGGATGCAATTGGCCAATGCAAAGCATTGTTCTTCTGATGTGGCTTGCCTTGTGCACTGAACAAGATATCCGCGAACGGCAGATTTCCGACTTGCTGACACTGGGCGTGGCCGGTTGTGCACTGGTCTGGCTGTTCGCCACCGGCCACAGCTGGATCGGCGCCGACGCCAGCGACGCCGGCTGGGCACTGGCGATCGTCATGCTGCTGACCCTGCCCGGCTACATGCTTGGCCGCTTCGGCGCCGACGACGTCAAGCTGATGGGCGCCCTGGCGTTGGCCACCAGCCCGCAATACGTGCTCGGCACGTTCATCGGCGCGGGTATCACCGTGGTGTTCTGGCTGCTTGGGCGCAGGCGGCTGTGGACGCTGCTCAACCCCAAGATCAAGAAGCGCCTGCAGGCCCTGACCGAGCAGTTGGGCGACAAGCAGGCGTTCGTACCTTACGTGCTGGTTGGCTTTCTACTGACAGCTGTATGGATCCAATGAGCCTCCCTGTGGTCGGATCTCTTGTACAGAAGTTGTACATAATCGCCAGGTGCGACTATTTTTTAGCTGCCAACATGTCAAGCACGGTAGTTGGAGTCGGACAGGGTACGGAACAGGGAGTTGACCGTGAACAAGCCATTGAGTGAGGTAAAGGTCCTCGTCGTCGATGACCAGCCTCTGATCGTCGAGCAGTTATGCGAGTTTCTCGAAAGCCAGGGCCATCCATGCGTCCCGGCCTATTCCACCGACCAGGCCATCGAATGCTATCGCGCCGATGACAGCATCGGCCTGGTGCTGTGCGACCTGCACATGCCAGAGCGCGATGGCATCGAGCTGGTCCGCGCGCTCAAGGAGATTGCCGGGCGCCAACGCATCTTCGAAGCCATCATGCTCACCGGCCGGGCCGAGAAGCAGGACGTGGTCCGTGCCCTGCGCGAAGGCTTTGCCGACTATTACCAGAAACCGATGGACCTGGACGAGCTGCTCGCAGGCGTACGCCGCCAGGAACAAGCGCTGCGTGAACGTATGAACAATTTCCAGGATCTGGGCGGCCTCAACCAGCGCCTGCAGGACCTCGCCGAGTCCATCGACGACCTCTACCAGGACCTGGAAAAGGCGCGCGGCCAAGGCGTGCACCGCCGTGCCGGCGAGGTCGAGGAAGGCGAGAGCGAGTTGCCCGCCGCCTTCGAGAAACTCTCCCCTCGCCAACTCGAAGTGGCGCGCCTGGTCGGCAAGGGCAAGACCAACTACCAGATCGCCTGCGAGCTGGGCATCACCGAAAATACCGTCAAACTCTACGTGTCCCAGGTCTTGCGCCTGACCCACATGCACAACCGCACCCAGCTGGCGCTGGCCCTCACCCCCAGTTCGTCGCCAGTGCACCAACGCTTCACCACCCATTAGTCGGCCCTTGCAGGCTGCCGCTAGAGCTGCAGGCTGACGCTCAAGGTCAGCCGCGGGCGGCGGTCGAGGCTGTCCAGGGCGATGTCCGCAAGCGGCTTGGCCAGCTCCAGAGCCAGGCTGTAGGCCTTGCCATCCCCGGCGCGCAATCCCATGGCCAAGGAACCCAGACGCGCATCTTCGATGCCGCCACGGTTGAACCATGCGCGGGCGCTGTCGAGTACTGCGTAGGGTTGCACGGTGCTGAACCAGGCGCCCTCGCGCCGTAGCCGGTAGTTGATTTCGTAAGCCAGCCCCCAGCCCTTGTCGCCCGCGGCCTGGTCACTGGGGTATCCGCGACCGAAGTTCTGCCCGCCGAAGGGCGCACGCTCACTGTCCGGCACGTGATAATCGCTCCAGTAAAAGGCGCCCGACAGCACGCCCTGCCAATTGCCAGGCCAGTCATCGCTTTGCACGCCCGCCAGGTGCAGGCGCAGGAAGTCCAGGTCCGCCTCGCCATCGCTGCGGGCACCGAATTGATCGAGGCCCTGATGGACACTGCCGCTGACCAGGCGCAATCGCCCGTCTTCGACCTTGCGCCAATCGGCTTCGAACGACAGCACGCGCAGGTCCGTCTCATCACGAAGATGCTGACCGCCATGCGCCATCTGGGTATCGCTACGATCGGTTCCGACCTCGAACCGCGCCACGGCATCCAGCCATTCGTCCGCCGTCGCGATCAACGGCTGGCTGATGCCCACGCTGTAACGCTCGTTGTCCCGGTTGCGGCTCATGTAGCCGCCGTGACCCAGGCGAATGCGGGTGGTCGAATCGTTGCGATAACGCATCGCCGAAGCCAATACCTGGCTGCCCTCGCCATCGACGAACTGCCCGTAGTCCAGGCGCCAGTAGTGCGCTTGGTCCTCTCCTGGCGGCAGCAGCACCGCAGCGCTCAACCGCTCGGCGAAGCGCGTTTGCGCCTGGCTGGCGACACGCAGCAGCGCCTGCGGGCTGTCGCGGCTACCATCGGCGAACGTGATGGCGGCGCCAATGGGCTTGCGCGTCACCTGCAGCACCAGGTGCATGGCCTGCTCGTTGGCACCTGGCTGCAACGCCTGGGCCTGCAACGACACACCGGGAATGCGCTCGATCAGGCCGATGTAGCGCTCGAACGACTGACGCGTCAGCGGGCGTTCGGCCTTGAGCTTTGCCAGCAATTGCTCAAGATAGGCCTTCGCCGGGCCGATATCGCCGTGGACCTCGCAGTCGCTCACATACCCTTCCACCAACACCACACTGACCCGGCCATCGGCCAGGTCCTGGGGCACCAGGTAGGCATGCGAAAGCAGGTAGCCGTCCTGCTGGTAGCGCAGGGTCAGGCGGTCGGCGTAGTCGACCAACTGCCCCAGGGTCACGTCCTGGCCGATCAGGGGCTGGAAGTGCTCGCGAAGGTCGCTCAACGGATAGACCGTGCCGCCTTCGAAGCGCACCTTGCGCAGGTGCACACGGGCGTTGAGGTCCAGTGCCGGACGCGGGTGCGTGCCATCGACCAGCAGCAACTGCCCGGCGCCGATGGGTCGGTAGGCGTCGATGGGCAGGTTGCTTGCGGGCAGCAGGCTTTCATCGGCGCTGCCGGTCAGGAAGCCGGGCAGCGGCGCGGCGCCCGCTGCGCAGGCCGAGCACAGGGCCAACCAGGTCACCACCCACTGACGCATGCGGATACTCCCTGCTCGCCCGATCCGTGCCGCAGTCTGCAAGCACAAGCCTAGGCGAGCGACCAGGGGGCGTCGACCTGCAACCGTTGTGCGTCACTCGACCTGGAACGCCACCCGCGCAGTCTCGCCACTCTCGTCGAGGGCGCTGAGCTCGACCTGGCCGGTGGTTTCGAAGCGCACCAGCAGGTTGCCCTGGGCCTCGGTCTCGCCGAGCGGCTGCCCATTGAGGAACCACCAACGCCGGCCAGCGCCGCCCAGGGCCGACACATACACCTGCAGCGGCTCGCTGCTCTGTGCCGGGCGACGCAGGTTGTCACCAGGGCGCACGCCGACGATCGATAGCGGCGGCGCGCTCGGCGAGCCTTGGGGTGGGCAGTTGGCGGCCACCGCCGGCAGTCTCGCCGCCCGTCGTTCACCACGGGGCAACCAAGGTTCCAGCGGGGCCGGCCAGAGGGCGATATCGCGTGCCGTGGCACCAGGGCAACTGCCATCGACCCGCAGCCCCTGGGCATCGACCCAGACCCGCTCGTGCAAGCCCAGCCCCAGCGGCTGGTCGGCCGCCTGCAAGGTCGGCGGCGTGGTGCCGTCGAGGGTCCAGGCGAAGCGCTGGCGCCTGCAGTTGGGATCCTGGCGATTCATCGGCATCCCCAGCGGCCAGCAGATCGCTGCCACGCCGACGCTGGCAGGCACCTGCTCCACGGGCGCACTCAGGCCGCGCTGGCTGTCGCGGTTGCTCAGCAGGTCGTGCACCTGGAGCATCAGCGGGGCGGCGGAAGCCAGGCCGAACTGGCCCGGCACGGGGGTGCCGTCGGGGCGCCCGATCCACACGCCGATCAGGTAGCGCGGGCCCACGCCGATCGACCAGGCATCGCGAAAGCCGTAGCTGGTGCCGGTCTTCCAGGCCAGTTGCGCACGTTGCACCAGCTCGGCGTGCGGATCGCGGTCAGGCCGCGCCTGGCCACTGAGGATACGCCGGATGATCCACGCCGCTCCCGGCGACATCAGACGTCGTTCCAGCAACGGGTCCTGCGGCTGCAAGCGTACCCGTGCACTGTGCCCGCCCCGGGCCAGCGCCGCGTAGCCGCCGACCAGGTCTTCCAGGCGGCTGCCAGCGCCACCGAGGATCAACGACAGGTTGGGCTCGGCCAGTGGCGGCAGCGCCAGGGGCACACCGGCCATGCGTAACTGCGCGGCGAAGCGTTTCGGCCCGTAGGCTTCGAGCAACTGCACCGCCGGCAGGTTGAGCGACAGTGCCAGCGCCGAGCTGGCTGACACCGGGCCGCTGAACCCCATCGAGAAGTTGCCGGGACGGTAGTCGCCATAACGTCGTGGCACATCCTGCAACAGCGACTCGGAGTGGATCAGCCCATCGTCCATGGCCAGGCCATAGAGAAACGGCTTGAGGGTCGAGCCCGGCGAGCGCAGCGAACGCACCATGTCGACATGGCCAAAGCGGCGTTCATCGGCAAGATCGACCGAGCCCAGGTAGGCGCGCACCGCCATGCTCTGCGCATCGACCACCAGGATCGCCGCCGAGGTGCGGTCGGGCAGGCGCGCCCGCCAGCCCAGCAGCAAGTCTTCCAGGCGCCGCTGCAACGAAGCGTCCAGGGTGGTGCGGATCAACGGCGGGCTGCCAGGCGTGTTCAAGCGGCGTGCCAGCAGTGGCGCGAGTGCCGGCTCCTGGCGCGGGGCCAGGAGCAAGGGTTCTTCGCGGGCCTCGGCGATCTGCCGGGCCGGCCAGACCTGGTATTCGTCCAGGCGTTGCAGCACCTTGTCACGGGCTCGCTGGGCGCGTTCGGGGTGGCGATCGGGGCGCAGGCGGCTGGGCGCCTGGGGCAGTACCGCGAGCAAGGCGGCTTCGGCTGGAGTGAGGTGCTGCGGCGACTTGCCCAGATAAGCCCAGCTTGCCGCTGCCACACCCTGCAAGGTACCGCCGAAGGGGGCGCGGTTGAGGTACAACTGGAGGATTTCGCGCTTGGACAGGTGCCACTCCAGTTGCGCCGTGCGCCACAGCTGGCGCAGCTTGCCGGCCAAGGTCCGGTCGTGTGGGTCGAGCAGACGCGCCACCTGCATCGACAGCGTGCTGCCTCCGGACACCACGCGCCCGCCACGCAGGTTGAGCCAGGCCGCACGTGCCAGGGCCAGCGGGTTGACCCCAGGGTGACTGTAGAACCAACGATCTTCATAGGTCAGCAGCGCTTGCAGGTACAACGGCGAGACTTCGTCGGGGCTGACCGGATAGCGCCATACCCCGTCGGTGTCGGCGAATCGCCACAGCGGCGTGCCGTCTTCGGCGAGCACCACCCGCGCCAGGTCGTCGGCAGGCATTGGCAACGGCCACAGCCGGTCGGCCAGCCACAGCAGCCCGAGCATCAGCACGATGCCTAACGCCATGTTGCGCCCCCCCCTTGCCATGCGGGTGCGCGGCCGGGCTAAGCTAGGCATCGGGCTTGGCATCGGGAACCGACCCGGCCAGGTGATGGCCAAAGGCTTGGAAGCGG
Proteins encoded in this window:
- a CDS encoding DUF4136 domain-containing protein — encoded protein: MSYRSLCLVLLPFALAACQGSNPYVASSNPLPPAPPGAASTFDVSAYPAPARDYGKYRSWSWRDGQLPSANASADPAQLAEAVSNALDQQGLRPARGATADLLVSADIRLERRLRQVRDYDYYDPYYGPYPYGGVGFGGYRNGYGAYGSVPIVRTYEVEVMVVRIDLFDARNGQPVWSASAESGSDKDSPRDREAALRDSVHKALSGYPPS
- the pbpC gene encoding peptidoglycan glycosyltransferase PbpC (penicillin-binding protein 1C), which produces MPSLARPRTRMARGGRNMALGIVLMLGLLWLADRLWPLPMPADDLARVVLAEDGTPLWRFADTDGVWRYPVSPDEVSPLYLQALLTYEDRWFYSHPGVNPLALARAAWLNLRGGRVVSGGSTLSMQVARLLDPHDRTLAGKLRQLWRTAQLEWHLSKREILQLYLNRAPFGGTLQGVAAASWAYLGKSPQHLTPAEAALLAVLPQAPSRLRPDRHPERAQRARDKVLQRLDEYQVWPARQIAEAREEPLLLAPRQEPALAPLLARRLNTPGSPPLIRTTLDASLQRRLEDLLLGWRARLPDRTSAAILVVDAQSMAVRAYLGSVDLADERRFGHVDMVRSLRSPGSTLKPFLYGLAMDDGLIHSESLLQDVPRRYGDYRPGNFSMGFSGPVSASSALALSLNLPAVQLLEAYGPKRFAAQLRMAGVPLALPPLAEPNLSLILGGAGSRLEDLVGGYAALARGGHSARVRLQPQDPLLERRLMSPGAAWIIRRILSGQARPDRDPHAELVQRAQLAWKTGTSYGFRDAWSIGVGPRYLIGVWIGRPDGTPVPGQFGLASAAPLMLQVHDLLSNRDSQRGLSAPVEQVPASVGVAAICWPLGMPMNRQDPNCRRQRFAWTLDGTTPPTLQAADQPLGLGLHERVWVDAQGLRVDGSCPGATARDIALWPAPLEPWLPRGERRAARLPAVAANCPPQGSPSAPPLSIVGVRPGDNLRRPAQSSEPLQVYVSALGGAGRRWWFLNGQPLGETEAQGNLLVRFETTGQVELSALDESGETARVAFQVE
- a CDS encoding MazG-like family protein, with the protein product MNLQELTQRLHQIRDNNDWRGFHSPKNLAMAASVEMAELVEIFQWLSEDESRQLPPEKLAHAGQEVGDVILYLLLLCSELGLDMDQVVRAKLADSERRFAR
- a CDS encoding methyltransferase domain-containing protein; the protein is MNDRHFDELATRFAEKIYGGAKGAIRLAVLQADLAEALPDRPLRILDVGAGLGHMALWLAERGHQVTLAEPAAPMLEGARARFAEAGQQATFVQAPWQELLGQLTEPFDVVLCHAVLEWLAEPESILPVLHQLTAPGGWLSLAFYNRDALVYRNLLKGHFRKLRSNRLEGEKQSLTPQKPLDPRELKAQLDFMWQVESESGVRVFHDYMPKEFQAKAELLDLLEMELAHRRHPSFAGLGRYLHWVCRPR
- a CDS encoding DUF4136 domain-containing protein → MLRRLVLLSFALILAACSSNNVQQDFDASRDFAAYRSWAWQEPALQYRPDDPRIKSDLTEQRIRQAVADQLDQRGLRPVQGNAKPDVRVQAYLIVEQRQQQISTNYGGGWGGYWGGYWGGPMYNETRTVDYKVATIQVDLFDGHDGKLVWRGSAEQIMNNYPPSPEERASAIHNTVAKVMGNYPPGRAK
- a CDS encoding ShlB/FhaC/HecB family hemolysin secretion/activation protein, translated to MRQWVVTWLALCSACAAGAAPLPGFLTGSADESLLPASNLPIDAYRPIGAGQLLLVDGTHPRPALDLNARVHLRKVRFEGGTVYPLSDLREHFQPLIGQDVTLGQLVDYADRLTLRYQQDGYLLSHAYLVPQDLADGRVSVVLVEGYVSDCEVHGDIGPAKAYLEQLLAKLKAERPLTRQSFERYIGLIERIPGVSLQAQALQPGANEQAMHLVLQVTRKPIGAAITFADGSRDSPQALLRVASQAQTRFAERLSAAVLLPPGEDQAHYWRLDYGQFVDGEGSQVLASAMRYRNDSTTRIRLGHGGYMSRNRDNERYSVGISQPLIATADEWLDAVARFEVGTDRSDTQMAHGGQHLRDETDLRVLSFEADWRKVEDGRLRLVSGSVHQGLDQFGARSDGEADLDFLRLHLAGVQSDDWPGNWQGVLSGAFYWSDYHVPDSERAPFGGQNFGRGYPSDQAAGDKGWGLAYEINYRLRREGAWFSTVQPYAVLDSARAWFNRGGIEDARLGSLAMGLRAGDGKAYSLALELAKPLADIALDSLDRRPRLTLSVSLQL
- a CDS encoding A24 family peptidase, coding for MQSIVLLMWLALCTEQDIRERQISDLLTLGVAGCALVWLFATGHSWIGADASDAGWALAIVMLLTLPGYMLGRFGADDVKLMGALALATSPQYVLGTFIGAGITVVFWLLGRRRLWTLLNPKIKKRLQALTEQLGDKQAFVPYVLVGFLLTAVWIQ
- a CDS encoding response regulator transcription factor, translating into MNKPLSEVKVLVVDDQPLIVEQLCEFLESQGHPCVPAYSTDQAIECYRADDSIGLVLCDLHMPERDGIELVRALKEIAGRQRIFEAIMLTGRAEKQDVVRALREGFADYYQKPMDLDELLAGVRRQEQALRERMNNFQDLGGLNQRLQDLAESIDDLYQDLEKARGQGVHRRAGEVEEGESELPAAFEKLSPRQLEVARLVGKGKTNYQIACELGITENTVKLYVSQVLRLTHMHNRTQLALALTPSSSPVHQRFTTH